The Populus alba chromosome 4, ASM523922v2, whole genome shotgun sequence genome contains a region encoding:
- the LOC118059167 gene encoding protein DETOXIFICATION 40, translated as MISMSTQIFCGHLGNLELAAVSLGNTGIQVFAFGLLLGMGSAVETLCGQAYGANRYEILGIYLQRSTILLMVTALPLMVIYIFSKPILILLGEPVNIASAAAVFVHGLIPQIFAYAANFPIQKFLQSQSIIAPSAYISVGALVVHLFLTWLAVFKWDWGLLGAGLVLSLSWWIIVVAQFAYIAMSKTCRNTWKGFSLQAFDGLWRFFKLSAASAVMLCLETWYFQILVLIAGLLKNAEVALDSLSVCTTISGWVFMISVGFNTAASVRVSNELGAGHPKSASFSVVVVTSCSFIISVIAAIVVMIFRDSISYIFTEGEVVAKAASDLSPFLAATLILNGVQPVLSGVAVGCGWQAFVAYVNVGCYYLLGIPLGVLLGFKFDLGAKGIWSGMLGGTLLQTIILLWVTLRTDWNKEVENAKNRLNTWDDKRQPPLQE; from the exons ATGATTTCCATGTCTACTCAGATCTTTTGTGGGCATCTTGGAAACCTTGAGCTTGCTGCTGTCTCTCTTGGAAACACTGGCATCCAAGTTTTTGCTTTTGGCCTTCTG CTTGGAATGGGAAGTGCAGTGGAAACCCTATGTGGCCAAGCATATGGAGCGAATAGATATGAAATTCTAGGCATATACCTCCAAAGATCAACTATTCTCCTCATGGTAACAGCTCTCCCTCTAATGGTGATCTACATATTTTCCAAACCTATCTTGATCTTACTAGGTGAACCAGTCAACATAGCATCAGCAGCTGCGGTTTTCGTCCATGGACTCATCCCTCAAATTTTTGCTTATGCTGCAAACTTCCCCATTCAAAAGTTCTTGCAATCCCAAAGCATAATTGCACCTAGTGCATACATATCAGTAGGTGCACTTGTGGTGCATCTTTTTCTAACCTGGCTTGCAGTCTTCAAATGGGACTGGGGCTTGTTAGGTGCAGGCCTTGTGTTGAGTCTGTCTTGGTGGATCATAGTGGTGGCTCAATTTGCATACATTGCAATGAGTAAGACGTGTAGAAACACATGGAAAGGTTTTAGTTTGCAGGCCTTTGATGGTCTTTGGAGGTTCTTTAAATTGTCTGCTGCCTCAGCAGTAATGTTGTGTTTAGAGACTTGGTACTTTCAGATTTTAGTCTTGATTGCTGGATTGCTTAAAAATGCTGAGGTTGCGTTGGATTCTCTCTCAGTTTG CACGACAATATCAGGATGGGTGTTCATGATTTCAGTTGGATTTAACACTGCTGCAAG TGTGAGAGTGAGCAATGAGCTAGGAGCAGGACATCCAAAATCAGCATCATTTTCAGTCGTTGTGGTGACTTCATgttcatttataatttcagtAATTGCAGCCATTGTTGTGATGATATTTCGAGACTCCATTAGCTATATCTTCACTGAAGGTGAAGTTGTTGCTAAAGCTGCCTCCGATCTCTCTCCATTCCTCGCTGCCACTCTCATACTAAACGGCGTTCAGCCTGTTCTGTCCG GGGTGGCTGTTGGATGTGGATGGCAAGCATTTGTTGCATATGTGAATGTAGGGTGCTACTACCTTCTTGGTATTCCACTGGGGGTGCTTCTTGGTTTTAAATTTGACCTTGGTGCCAAG ggAATATGGTCAGGCATGCTGGGAGGCACACTTTTGCAAACTATTATTTTGTTATGGGTTACTTTGAGAACAGATTGGAATAAAGag GTGGAGAATGCAAAGAACCGGTTGAATACATGGGATGACAAAAGGCAGCCACCTCTGCAGGAGTAA